Proteins co-encoded in one Lynx canadensis isolate LIC74 chromosome C1, mLynCan4.pri.v2, whole genome shotgun sequence genomic window:
- the LOC115521245 gene encoding dnaJ homolog subfamily A member 1-like: MRGKNVVHQFSVTLEDLYNGATRKLALQKNVICNKCEGRGGKKGAVECCPNCRGTGMQIRIHQIGPGMVQQIQSVCMECHGHGERINPKDRCKSCNGRKIVQEKKILEVHIDKGMKDGQKITFHGEGDQEPGLEPGDIIVVLDQKDHVVFTRRGEDLFMCMDIQLVEALCGFQKPISTLNNRAIVITSHPGQIVKHGNIKWVLNKGMPIYRRPYEKGCLVIEFKVNFPENGFLSPNKLSLLEKLLPERKGVEETDEMDQVELVDFDPNQEKTAPLQRRSI, from the coding sequence gagaggtaaAAATGTTGTGCATCAGTTCTCTGTAACCTTAGAAGATTTATATAATGGTGCAACAAGAAAACTAGCTCTGCAAAAGAATGTGATTTGCAACAAATGTGAAGGCCGAGGTGGTAAGAAAGGAGCGGTAGAATGTTGTCCCAATTGCAGAGGTACTGGAATGCAAATAAGAATTCATCAGATAGGACCTGGAATGGTTCAGCAAATTCAATCTGTGTGCATGGAGTGCCATGGCCATGGGGAACGGATCAATCCTAAAGATAGATGTAAAAGCTGCAATGGAAGGAAGATAGTTCAAGAAAAGAAGATTCTAGAAGTTCATATTGACAAAGGCATGAAAGATGGCCAGAAGATAACATTCCATGGTGAAGGAGACCAAGAACCTGGACTGGAACCAGGAGATATTATCGTTGTTTTAGATCAGAAGGACCATGTTGTTTTTACTAGGCGAGgagaggatcttttcatgtgtatggaCATACAGCTGGTTGAAGCACTGTGCGGCTTTCAAAAGCCAATATCTACTCTTAACAACAGAGCCATTGTCATTACCTCTCATCCAGGTCAGATTGTCAAGCATGGAAATATCAAGTGGGTGCTGAATAAAGGCATGCCAATTTATCGTAGACCATATGAAAAGGGTTGCCTAGTCATCGAATTTAAGGTAAACTTTCCTGAGAATGGCTTTCTCTCTCCTAATAAACTCTCATTGCTGGAAAAACTCCTACCTGAGAGGAAGGGAGTAGAAGAGACTGATGAAATGGACCAGGTAGAACTGGTGGACTTTGATCCAAATCAGGAAAAGACTGCGCCATTACAACGGAGAAGCATATGA